A stretch of Alkalicella caledoniensis DNA encodes these proteins:
- a CDS encoding flavodoxin family protein — protein sequence MSRKESKVTDSLTIKCLIVVYSYHHNNTAKIAQVFSEVLNAQIKTPDQVTQEDLQQYNLIGFGAGIDSGKHYKPLLDFVDKLSKVNNQKGFIFSTSAIQGVAKVKKDHSLLKEKLISKGYIIVDEFSCKGFNTNSFLKYFGGMNKGRPNSEDLEHAEKFAVSLLHKVSCST from the coding sequence ATGAGTAGGAAAGAAAGTAAAGTTACAGATTCATTAACTATTAAATGCCTAATTGTGGTTTATTCATATCACCATAATAACACGGCAAAAATCGCTCAGGTTTTTTCTGAGGTTCTAAATGCACAAATCAAGACACCAGATCAGGTAACTCAGGAGGATCTTCAGCAGTATAATCTAATTGGTTTTGGCGCGGGAATAGACAGTGGAAAACACTATAAACCCCTTCTGGACTTTGTGGACAAACTATCAAAAGTCAATAATCAGAAAGGTTTTATATTTTCAACAAGCGCAATACAGGGAGTAGCCAAGGTGAAAAAGGATCACTCATTGCTTAAGGAAAAGTTGATTTCAAAAGGTTATATAATTGTCGATGAATTCAGCTGTAAGGGATTTAATACAAATAGCTTTCTCAAGTATTTTGGTGGAATGAACAAGGGAAGACCGAACAGCGAGGACCTCGAGCATGCAGAAAAGTTTGCTGTTAGTCTTTTGCATAAGGTAAGCTGTTCTACATAG
- a CDS encoding sensor histidine kinase produces MEREIDNPELQTILFKIQAENDIFIASTRDFIPPYRPGREDFGSRNISLETITEVKEFTLQNGHTVSLTFYALVAPVNATITTIRYQLYFISGIMLLLAVSLALIIAKRVSKPIEEISQKAQTLAKGDYDTRFDGKGFFEIVALSDTLNTAAVELGRVEALRRELLANVSHDLRTPLSLIYSYAEMMNDFPDEITPEQTRVIMDETRRLTALVNDVLDISKLESDIERLAPSRFNLTLNIRETVERVQKLLKNESFDIAFAHNSDVYVNADETKIGRAFYNLLINAINYSGDSWNIEIMQTITENRVRISITDRGEGISEDDLPFIWDRYFKSGKKHKRPVIGTGLGLFIVKKIIELHGGEYGVTSEIDKGSTFWFELNIN; encoded by the coding sequence GTGGAAAGAGAAATCGACAATCCGGAACTGCAAACGATTTTATTCAAAATCCAAGCCGAAAACGATATATTCATTGCTTCTACGCGGGATTTTATTCCGCCGTACAGACCTGGGCGTGAAGATTTTGGCAGTCGGAATATTTCCCTTGAAACAATCACCGAAGTAAAGGAGTTCACCCTTCAAAATGGGCATACCGTGTCGCTGACCTTTTATGCACTGGTTGCCCCGGTCAATGCCACCATAACGACAATACGGTATCAGTTGTATTTCATCTCCGGTATTATGCTTTTACTCGCAGTAAGCTTGGCTCTTATTATTGCCAAGCGCGTTAGCAAACCCATTGAGGAAATAAGTCAAAAAGCACAGACCCTTGCAAAAGGGGATTATGATACACGTTTCGACGGAAAAGGCTTCTTTGAAATTGTAGCTTTGTCCGACACTCTTAACACGGCGGCGGTCGAGTTAGGCCGGGTTGAAGCCCTGAGACGCGAACTGCTGGCAAACGTGTCCCACGATTTGCGGACGCCGCTGTCGCTGATTTACAGCTATGCCGAAATGATGAACGATTTTCCCGACGAAATTACGCCGGAGCAGACGCGGGTGATTATGGACGAAACACGTCGGCTGACAGCTCTTGTCAACGATGTACTGGACATATCGAAATTGGAGAGCGATATAGAGCGTTTGGCTCCTTCGAGATTCAACCTTACACTCAACATTAGGGAGACTGTAGAGCGGGTTCAGAAATTGCTGAAAAACGAGAGTTTTGACATCGCATTTGCTCATAACAGCGATGTATATGTAAACGCAGACGAAACGAAAATCGGCAGGGCGTTTTACAACCTGCTAATCAACGCAATTAATTATTCCGGCGATAGCTGGAACATTGAAATAATGCAGACGATTACTGAAAATCGTGTGAGGATTAGCATAACGGATAGGGGAGAAGGAATATCGGAAGATGATTTGCCGTTTATATGGGATCGGTATTTCAAAAGCGGGAAAAAGCACAAACGCCCCGTCATCGGTACTGGATTGGGATTGTTCATTGTGAAGAAAATCATAGAATTGCACGGTGGTGAATACGGAGTCACTTCGGAAATAGACAAGGGCAGTACATTTTGGTTTGAACTTAATATCAATTAA
- a CDS encoding response regulator transcription factor, with amino-acid sequence MAKVLICDDEPGLRSVIKRYAEFDGHEIFEAGDGLEAVEICKREIFDIIIMDVMMPELDGFSAVRKIRETSDVPVIMLSARGEEYDKVLGFEVGVDDYVVKPFSSKEIMLRIGAILRRTGKSAIDREDHLVFTKEGLIVDITAYKVFVDGEQVKIAPKVYDLLFFLIRNKNIAIPRDKILTEVWGYDYCGDDRTLDTHMKQLRKAMGPYANFITTLRGLGYRFEG; translated from the coding sequence ATAGCTAAAGTATTGATATGCGACGATGAGCCGGGGCTTCGCTCTGTAATCAAACGTTACGCGGAGTTTGACGGGCATGAAATCTTCGAAGCGGGAGACGGCTTAGAAGCAGTAGAAATATGCAAGCGAGAAATATTCGACATCATCATTATGGACGTAATGATGCCGGAACTTGACGGATTCTCAGCAGTCAGGAAGATTCGTGAAACCTCCGATGTACCCGTTATTATGCTATCTGCCAGAGGTGAGGAATATGACAAGGTTCTTGGTTTTGAAGTAGGAGTTGATGATTATGTGGTTAAACCTTTTTCCTCCAAAGAAATCATGCTCAGAATTGGTGCAATTTTAAGAAGGACAGGAAAAAGCGCCATTGATAGAGAAGATCATTTGGTTTTTACAAAAGAAGGATTAATAGTTGATATAACTGCTTATAAGGTGTTTGTTGATGGCGAACAGGTCAAGATAGCACCAAAGGTCTACGATTTATTGTTTTTCCTGATACGGAACAAGAATATAGCCATCCCGCGTGATAAAATTCTAACTGAGGTATGGGGCTATGATTATTGTGGTGACGATAGGACTCTGGACACACACATGAAACAGTTGAGAAAAGCCATGGGCCCTTATGCCAACTTTATCACGACCTTGCGCGGATTAGGTTATAGGTTTGAGGGGTGA
- a CDS encoding ABC transporter ATP-binding protein, producing the protein MSILKLENISYTYDGLNKVLAGVNYEFLKGKVYAIVGRSGAGKTTLLSLLSGLTSPTEGRILFEDKDVRNIDRYQYRSRYVGVVFQQFNLLPHLNAVENVELSMRASGKKIENKRKRATDLLDKVDLDEALAKRRVLKLSGGEQQRVAIARALSFDPDIVLADEPTGNLDLTTQEDVMDIFKRLAHEENKCVIIVTHSPEVAASVDEVYELASFRKTVKRRNEH; encoded by the coding sequence ATGAGTATCTTGAAATTAGAAAACATAAGCTATACCTATGACGGACTTAATAAAGTGCTGGCCGGAGTGAACTATGAATTTTTAAAAGGAAAGGTATACGCCATCGTGGGGCGATCTGGTGCTGGAAAAACCACTCTTCTCTCTCTGCTGTCCGGTTTGACATCTCCAACAGAAGGAAGAATCTTATTCGAGGATAAAGATGTGCGCAATATTGACCGTTATCAATACCGCAGTCGTTATGTGGGTGTAGTATTCCAGCAGTTCAATCTGTTGCCTCATCTGAACGCTGTAGAAAACGTGGAGTTATCCATGAGGGCTTCCGGTAAAAAAATTGAGAATAAAAGGAAACGGGCAACTGATTTGTTGGATAAGGTTGATCTAGACGAAGCACTTGCCAAGCGCAGAGTTTTGAAACTTTCTGGCGGTGAACAGCAGAGGGTGGCCATAGCAAGAGCCTTATCTTTCGACCCCGATATAGTATTAGCCGACGAACCCACCGGAAACCTTGATCTAACTACTCAAGAGGATGTAATGGACATCTTCAAGCGTCTGGCCCATGAGGAAAATAAATGTGTGATAATTGTAACCCATTCACCGGAGGTAGCTGCATCTGTTGATGAAGTTTACGAACTAGCTTCTTTTCGTAAGACTGTAAAACGCAGAAATGAGCATTGA
- a CDS encoding ABC transporter permease, with protein sequence MFVIINALKSISRSKGRNILIGIIVVAIAAASCVALAIRNTAHEAETAGGELLNITASITVDTQRIMEVAQRDGADMSSMQEMMSQYQNLSLPELMAYSESDYVKNFYYSSSISLNASGDLEAYGTDDSSGSNFSGGMGRQGGMLMGGMAMGDFTVTGYSAEDAMTKFVNGTSKIADGDMFDISSTDMNCLISYELALYNGLSVGDTITLTNPNVEEETYTFTITGIYTDSSSSESSNIPRFSTAMDPANSIYISYDALQTIVEHSASVAVTETNANGFEISTTINGQLSSTFVFSSHEDYENFGEELSTMGLSEYYTLSSSDISNYEAGLVPLQNLSRFAVTLLFIVLAIGGVILIVINVFNIRERKYEVGVLTAMGIKKGKVAMQFVTELLFVTLIAIVIGAGVGAAVSVPVSNNLLAVQIEQIQSQQANQETNFGRVPGGTAGGRENLQGGRNSIIDIFNGNRSDVNYLDQINATVNFSILGQLIGIGIILTLISSFAAVVFVMRYEPLKILANRT encoded by the coding sequence ATGTTTGTGATTATCAACGCACTTAAAAGTATTTCCCGTTCAAAAGGAAGAAATATTCTCATAGGCATCATCGTCGTTGCTATCGCCGCCGCTTCCTGTGTGGCGCTGGCAATCCGAAACACCGCTCATGAAGCAGAGACAGCCGGTGGGGAGTTATTGAACATTACCGCATCTATTACGGTAGACACGCAAAGAATAATGGAAGTAGCACAAAGAGATGGCGCTGATATGAGCAGTATGCAGGAAATGATGTCGCAATATCAGAATTTAAGTTTGCCTGAACTTATGGCCTACTCTGAATCTGATTATGTGAAAAACTTTTATTATTCCAGCTCAATATCTCTCAACGCAAGCGGGGACTTGGAAGCATACGGTACAGACGACAGTTCCGGCAGCAATTTCTCTGGTGGGATGGGCCGTCAAGGAGGCATGTTGATGGGTGGCATGGCTATGGGAGACTTCACTGTGACAGGATATAGCGCAGAGGATGCAATGACTAAGTTTGTTAACGGTACTTCCAAAATAGCAGACGGGGATATGTTCGACATTTCGTCTACTGATATGAACTGCCTGATTAGCTATGAACTAGCTTTATACAATGGTTTATCCGTGGGCGATACTATCACGCTGACTAACCCAAATGTAGAAGAAGAAACTTATACTTTTACAATTACCGGGATTTACACAGATTCCAGTTCCAGCGAATCCAGCAATATTCCTCGTTTCTCTACAGCGATGGATCCGGCAAACTCAATCTATATCAGTTACGATGCACTGCAAACCATTGTGGAACACTCTGCTTCCGTTGCTGTGACTGAAACTAATGCGAACGGTTTTGAAATCAGCACTACTATCAACGGTCAGCTTTCCAGTACTTTCGTTTTTTCCAGTCATGAAGATTATGAGAACTTTGGCGAGGAATTGAGCACAATGGGGTTATCTGAATATTACACACTCTCATCTTCGGACATAAGCAATTACGAAGCAGGTTTGGTCCCACTTCAAAATCTTTCACGATTTGCTGTGACTTTATTGTTCATCGTACTTGCCATAGGCGGAGTTATTCTAATCGTTATTAACGTATTCAATATCCGTGAACGCAAATACGAGGTCGGAGTATTGACAGCGATGGGTATAAAAAAAGGCAAAGTAGCCATGCAGTTTGTGACCGAACTTCTATTCGTCACTTTGATTGCCATTGTCATCGGAGCGGGCGTCGGAGCAGCGGTCAGTGTGCCGGTTTCCAACAATCTGCTTGCCGTACAGATTGAGCAAATACAATCGCAGCAAGCAAACCAAGAAACGAACTTTGGTAGAGTGCCAGGTGGCACGGCTGGAGGTAGAGAAAACCTTCAGGGCGGGAGAAATTCGATCATTGATATATTCAATGGTAACCGGTCGGATGTTAATTATCTAGATCAAATCAACGCAACTGTCAACTTCTCGATTTTAGGCCAGCTAATCGGCATTGGTATCATACTCACCCTCATTTCCAGTTTCGCAGCGGTGGTATTTGTAATGCGATATGAGCCACTCAAGATATTGGCAAATCGGACGTAA
- a CDS encoding MalY/PatB family protein has product MYNFDEVVDRKNTSSVKYEEMDINFGRKDLLPFWVADMDIKVPDFMIDILVKRAKHGVFGYTNRMPEFYDAIISWLKDRHGLEVNRENIEYGPGVVFLLNMMIRKFTKEGDKIIIQTPVYYPFYNIIRGNNRIISENPLIEKDGMYTMDFENLKEKASDPDCSMLILCSPHNPVGRVWTREELEELGRICIDNNVLVVSDEIHFDLVFKPNKHIPFASLSDDFKMHSITCTAPSKTFNIAGLHSAFCIIYDQKKMDVYRKELGLLDLNRSNSFSREITQVAYEKGHQWVDELVDYLENNMNFVYDFTSKYIPEVKARKMQGTYLMWLDCRNLGLDTEELDSLFVDGAGLALDSGYWFGDNGKGFMRINLACPKSMIKGALERLKNAILSKGKDQSTQSKECC; this is encoded by the coding sequence ATGTATAATTTCGATGAAGTCGTAGATAGAAAAAATACAAGTTCTGTAAAATATGAAGAAATGGATATCAATTTTGGAAGAAAGGATTTATTGCCTTTTTGGGTAGCGGATATGGATATTAAAGTTCCAGACTTTATGATTGATATTCTAGTGAAAAGAGCAAAACACGGTGTTTTTGGCTATACTAATAGGATGCCAGAATTCTATGATGCGATAATTAGTTGGTTAAAGGATCGACATGGTTTAGAAGTAAACAGAGAAAATATTGAATATGGTCCTGGTGTAGTTTTTTTACTAAACATGATGATTAGGAAATTTACCAAAGAAGGAGATAAAATAATCATCCAAACTCCCGTTTACTATCCTTTCTACAATATAATCAGGGGGAATAATAGAATTATATCGGAGAACCCTCTAATTGAAAAAGATGGAATGTATACAATGGACTTTGAGAACCTTAAGGAAAAGGCCAGTGATCCAGATTGTTCAATGTTAATTCTCTGTAGTCCACACAACCCAGTGGGTAGGGTATGGACTAGAGAGGAATTAGAAGAGCTAGGAAGAATATGTATAGATAACAATGTCCTAGTAGTATCAGATGAGATACATTTTGATCTGGTATTTAAGCCCAACAAGCACATACCTTTTGCCAGTTTATCTGATGATTTTAAAATGCACTCTATTACCTGTACTGCTCCAAGCAAAACTTTTAATATTGCAGGATTACATAGTGCCTTTTGTATCATCTATGATCAAAAGAAAATGGATGTTTATAGAAAGGAGTTGGGATTATTAGATTTAAACAGATCAAACTCCTTCAGTAGGGAAATAACTCAGGTGGCCTACGAAAAAGGGCATCAATGGGTAGATGAGCTTGTTGATTATTTGGAGAATAATATGAACTTTGTCTATGATTTTACAAGTAAATACATTCCTGAAGTAAAAGCAAGGAAAATGCAGGGTACCTACCTTATGTGGTTAGATTGTAGAAATCTAGGATTGGACACTGAGGAATTAGACAGTCTTTTTGTTGATGGAGCAGGATTGGCATTAGATAGTGGGTACTGGTTTGGAGACAATGGTAAAGGATTTATGAGAATCAATTTGGCATGTCCCAAATCTATGATTAAAGGGGCTTTAGAAAGACTAAAAAATGCAATATTATCTAAGGGGAAGGATCAAAGTACTCAAAGCAAGGAGTGCTGTTAA
- a CDS encoding dicarboxylate/amino acid:cation symporter: protein MMSSEKISKKSVFKNYKSLILLVLGIVVGCIVGLIYKEKAVVLKPFGQLFLNMMFTAVVPLVFFSLSSSIAKMTNMKRLGKILRHSLMVFVITGIIASVFIIMVVSVFPPAQGVEIDFGGYEEPAKMNILDQVVSAISVNDFNLILSKGAMLPLIIFSITLGYCIRFVSKGNENNSVVSFLDIMAEAFMKMIRIIMLYAPIGLGAYFAALIGEFGSQLLGAYSRAVIMFYPICVAYFLTAFTLYVYFAGGIKGVKVFYKNIFPSVVTSLATQSSIATLPTNLAATKRMNVKDDISNIILPMGATIHMDGTALTSLMKIAFLFGIFGLEFSGIGVWSTAILISVMSGVILSGIPGGGMMGCIMIVSFYGFNPEVLPIVVTIGLLTDAVATMINSTGDVVVSMMVSRTVDGRHWMEKTDGNKEEILGSSAEVSLN, encoded by the coding sequence ATGATGTCAAGTGAAAAGATCAGTAAAAAGAGCGTTTTTAAAAACTATAAGTCCTTAATATTATTAGTCTTAGGTATCGTTGTAGGTTGTATTGTTGGGCTAATTTATAAGGAAAAAGCTGTAGTCCTTAAACCTTTTGGACAGTTATTTCTCAATATGATGTTTACAGCTGTTGTACCTTTGGTGTTTTTCAGTTTATCAAGTTCTATTGCTAAAATGACAAATATGAAGAGACTAGGTAAGATTCTAAGACATTCTTTGATGGTTTTTGTGATCACAGGGATTATTGCCTCGGTATTTATAATTATGGTTGTCAGTGTTTTCCCACCCGCTCAAGGAGTGGAAATTGATTTTGGTGGATATGAAGAGCCCGCAAAGATGAACATCTTAGATCAGGTTGTAAGTGCAATTTCTGTAAACGATTTTAATCTCATTCTTTCAAAAGGCGCTATGTTACCTTTGATTATTTTTTCTATTACACTTGGGTATTGTATCCGTTTTGTCAGCAAAGGTAACGAGAATAATTCAGTTGTAAGTTTTCTTGATATTATGGCTGAGGCCTTCATGAAAATGATTAGAATTATTATGCTTTATGCACCTATAGGGCTAGGAGCATATTTTGCTGCCCTTATCGGAGAATTTGGTTCTCAGCTCTTAGGTGCCTACAGTAGGGCAGTCATCATGTTCTATCCTATCTGCGTTGCGTACTTTTTAACTGCATTTACTCTTTATGTTTATTTTGCAGGTGGCATTAAAGGTGTTAAAGTATTTTATAAAAATATTTTCCCATCAGTCGTTACATCTCTAGCTACCCAAAGCTCTATAGCTACTTTGCCAACAAACTTAGCGGCCACAAAACGTATGAACGTAAAGGATGACATTAGTAATATCATCTTACCTATGGGTGCCACCATACACATGGATGGAACTGCGCTAACCAGCCTGATGAAAATTGCTTTCTTATTTGGAATTTTTGGATTGGAATTTAGCGGAATAGGAGTTTGGAGTACAGCAATACTAATTTCTGTTATGTCTGGGGTTATCTTAAGTGGTATTCCAGGAGGGGGAATGATGGGCTGTATTATGATTGTGAGCTTCTATGGTTTTAATCCCGAAGTCCTTCCAATCGTGGTAACTATCGGTCTTTTAACAGACGCGGTGGCAACTATGATTAATTCCACTGGAGATGTTGTTGTAAGTATGATGGTCAGTAGAACGGTAGATGGCAGGCATTGGATGGAAAAAACAGATGGAAACAAAGAGGAAATCTTAGGTTCATCTGCTGAGGTATCACTAAACTAG